In one Sphingomonas hankookensis genomic region, the following are encoded:
- a CDS encoding winged helix DNA-binding protein → MAQDRRAIVSSAHLADGAAPALSELEFSLTLAAASYQRWIARCAAAAGLALSPLEVLILHTVRHRDRAKRIADITLVLDIEDTHLVTYAIRKLERAGLIATHRAGKEKLVAATDAGRDFCAQYREIRERVLASAIVADGPDSAQLSDAADLLRRLSGQYNQAARAAATL, encoded by the coding sequence ATGGCACAGGACAGGCGGGCTATCGTATCGTCGGCGCATCTTGCCGATGGCGCCGCGCCCGCTTTGTCCGAGTTGGAGTTCAGCCTGACGCTGGCGGCGGCATCCTATCAACGCTGGATCGCGCGTTGCGCGGCGGCCGCCGGTCTGGCGCTGTCGCCGCTGGAGGTGCTGATTCTCCATACCGTCCGCCACCGCGACCGGGCGAAGCGGATCGCCGACATCACCCTTGTCCTCGATATCGAGGACACGCACCTCGTCACCTACGCCATCCGCAAGCTGGAGCGCGCCGGGCTGATCGCGACGCACCGTGCGGGGAAGGAAAAGCTGGTCGCGGCGACCGATGCCGGCCGCGATTTCTGCGCGCAATATCGCGAAATCCGCGAGCGGGTCCTGGCCAGCGCGATCGTCGCCGACGGGCCCGACAGCGCGCAACTGTCCGACGCGGCCGACCTGCTGCGCCGCCTGTCGGGGCAGTATAACCAGGCGGCCCGCGCCGCCGCGACCTTGTAA
- a CDS encoding DUF6445 family protein: MTAPDIVARRVGTERQPIAIVDHFHPDPAALRDIAAAARFEPARRQYPGIRAALPGDYFQAVRPALSQVLAHVFGHRGGVALLDASFSIVTVPPERLSVEQRLPHFDAVEPDRIALVHYLGAGDSGGTAFYRHRTTGFETIDATRAPAYLDAVTREVRRVPPHGFIAGSTPMFEQVSAIDARCNRAVIYRSALLHSGSIPPGAVLSADPREGRLTVTAFLSLG, from the coding sequence ATGACCGCGCCCGATATCGTCGCTCGGCGGGTCGGGACGGAGCGGCAACCGATCGCGATCGTCGACCATTTCCATCCCGACCCGGCAGCGTTGCGGGATATTGCCGCCGCCGCCCGGTTCGAACCGGCGCGACGGCAATATCCGGGCATCCGCGCGGCATTGCCGGGCGATTATTTCCAGGCGGTGCGGCCGGCGCTGTCGCAGGTGCTGGCACATGTCTTCGGTCATCGTGGCGGCGTCGCGCTGCTCGATGCCAGTTTCTCGATCGTGACCGTGCCGCCCGAACGGCTGTCCGTCGAGCAGCGATTGCCGCATTTCGACGCGGTCGAGCCGGACCGGATCGCACTGGTCCATTATCTGGGCGCGGGCGATAGCGGCGGCACCGCATTCTACCGCCATCGCACGACCGGGTTCGAGACGATCGACGCGACGCGTGCACCCGCCTATCTCGACGCGGTGACCCGCGAGGTGCGGCGGGTGCCGCCGCACGGCTTTATCGCCGGATCCACCCCGATGTTCGAACAGGTGTCGGCGATCGATGCGCGCTGCAACCGGGCGGTGATCTATCGCAGCGCGTTGCTGCACAGCGGATCGATCCCGCCCGGCGCGGTGCTGAGTGCCGATCCGCGTGAAGGGCGGCTGACGGTTACCGCCTTCCTGTCGCTGGGCTGA
- a CDS encoding TonB-dependent receptor domain-containing protein, producing the protein MLTFNRAAARAALLAGAAMLPTIAWAQTAPADPAATQATDGTTTADDEQDVIVVTGTTSRDRPLITASADITLADRADIDRRAPRSTADMLELVPGIFVEATAGQVSNNYSVRGLQGGGQRFVQLQEDGMPILYGGGGADFFFDQDLTIDRLEAVKGGSSGVLTVNGAGATINFISKRPNFREAEGAARVTAYNYGMKRGDFYYSQPLAENLAFNVGGYIQSSPGVRENPFDYAGWRLKGMLEYRFDDGGYARLSAKGGDVENAYYATMPYRLDGGKIRGIPGLDTQDGNVGGDAFANIAVPVSTFAHPSGFREFRYRDGIKAKTAQVRFDIEKPVGETIDLFAHARYLKYSYDFNGLFPGSGTGNAGLTSAQNYLTPGASSPINDLLTLGRAAYPAATRFGIKNLRTGVVLGSNQTAQLAALAGNGFLQRTTLNHDYIDGRDFGANVGGRWEYENDRFKNSLTAGVMYYNVIRKQDQSATASMVNDVKTNSDVYDIVALDGNNQVIGTLSDNGLVSYGDWGAGIRERRDSAVSLYVNDEVAFGDLRVDGGVRWESDDATALDGNQLAVNQPVQPGVGGVIRNVGASFDGTFTTRQRTQRKASWTVGANYLITPNFSVYARYANGFQTNNVDPITTIELYEAGVRYQYGRLFSGSATVFRTNFDNQNYNFANPTNPSQQQNLNADLRTKGVEIDLVVRPTNWFSVDFQGVFQDPQLLNLQLDGVDQGAAFEGNRPERTPAQLFTILPTLTLPDGLGDVYARYKFVGKIFADNGNGIALPSYGVTGIGVNLNLSERVQLNLNADNVFDVVGLTEGNPRQGQTQAITDGYFYARGIVGPTYGGTLTFRF; encoded by the coding sequence ATGCTGACATTCAATCGCGCAGCCGCGCGTGCAGCATTGCTGGCTGGCGCCGCTATGCTGCCGACGATCGCCTGGGCGCAGACCGCGCCGGCCGATCCGGCCGCGACGCAGGCGACCGACGGCACCACGACCGCCGATGACGAACAGGACGTGATCGTCGTCACCGGCACGACCTCGCGCGATCGTCCGCTCATCACCGCATCGGCCGATATCACGCTCGCCGACCGCGCCGATATCGACCGGCGCGCGCCGCGTTCGACCGCCGACATGCTCGAACTGGTGCCCGGCATCTTCGTCGAAGCGACGGCGGGTCAGGTATCGAACAACTATTCGGTACGCGGCCTGCAGGGCGGCGGCCAGCGCTTCGTCCAGCTGCAGGAGGACGGCATGCCGATCCTCTATGGCGGCGGCGGCGCCGACTTCTTCTTCGACCAGGACCTGACCATCGATCGCCTCGAAGCAGTCAAGGGCGGGTCGTCGGGCGTACTGACCGTCAACGGCGCGGGCGCGACGATCAACTTCATCTCGAAGCGCCCGAACTTCAGGGAAGCCGAAGGAGCCGCACGCGTCACCGCCTATAATTACGGCATGAAGCGCGGCGACTTCTATTATTCGCAGCCGCTGGCCGAAAACCTCGCCTTCAATGTCGGCGGCTATATCCAGTCGAGCCCCGGCGTGCGCGAAAACCCGTTCGACTATGCCGGCTGGCGGTTGAAGGGGATGCTCGAATATCGCTTCGACGATGGCGGCTATGCGCGCCTGTCGGCCAAGGGCGGCGATGTCGAAAACGCCTATTATGCGACGATGCCCTACCGCCTCGACGGGGGCAAGATCCGCGGCATTCCGGGGCTGGATACGCAGGACGGCAATGTCGGCGGCGATGCCTTCGCCAATATCGCGGTGCCGGTGTCGACCTTCGCCCATCCCAGCGGCTTCCGCGAATTCCGCTATCGCGACGGGATCAAGGCGAAGACCGCGCAGGTCCGCTTCGACATCGAAAAGCCGGTGGGCGAGACCATCGACCTGTTCGCCCATGCCCGCTACCTGAAATATTCCTACGACTTCAACGGCCTGTTCCCAGGATCGGGCACCGGCAATGCCGGCCTGACCAGCGCGCAGAACTATCTGACGCCCGGCGCCTCCTCGCCGATCAACGACCTGCTGACGCTCGGCCGCGCGGCCTATCCGGCGGCGACGCGCTTCGGGATCAAGAATTTGCGGACCGGCGTGGTGCTGGGGTCGAACCAGACCGCACAGCTCGCCGCGCTGGCCGGCAACGGCTTCCTCCAGCGGACCACGCTCAACCACGACTATATCGACGGCCGCGATTTCGGCGCGAATGTCGGCGGTCGCTGGGAATATGAAAACGACCGGTTCAAGAACTCGCTGACCGCCGGCGTCATGTATTACAACGTGATCCGCAAGCAGGATCAGTCGGCCACCGCCAGCATGGTCAACGACGTGAAGACCAACAGCGACGTGTACGACATCGTCGCGCTGGACGGTAACAACCAGGTCATCGGCACGCTGTCGGACAACGGCCTCGTCTCCTATGGCGACTGGGGTGCCGGCATCCGCGAGCGGCGGGACTCGGCGGTCTCGCTCTACGTCAACGACGAAGTCGCGTTCGGCGACCTGCGCGTCGACGGCGGCGTGCGCTGGGAAAGCGACGACGCGACCGCGCTCGACGGCAACCAGCTGGCGGTGAACCAGCCGGTGCAGCCCGGCGTCGGCGGCGTCATCCGCAATGTCGGCGCCAGCTTCGACGGCACCTTCACCACACGGCAGCGCACGCAGCGCAAGGCGTCGTGGACGGTCGGCGCCAACTATCTGATCACGCCGAACTTCTCGGTCTATGCCCGCTATGCCAACGGGTTCCAGACCAACAATGTCGATCCGATCACCACGATCGAGCTGTACGAAGCCGGCGTGCGCTACCAATATGGTCGCCTCTTCTCCGGCTCGGCGACGGTGTTCCGCACCAATTTCGACAATCAGAACTACAACTTCGCCAACCCGACCAACCCGTCGCAGCAGCAGAATCTGAACGCCGACCTGCGCACCAAGGGGGTCGAGATCGACCTGGTGGTGCGGCCGACCAACTGGTTCTCGGTCGATTTCCAGGGTGTGTTCCAGGACCCGCAGCTGCTCAACCTGCAGCTGGACGGCGTCGATCAGGGCGCGGCGTTCGAGGGCAATCGCCCCGAACGGACGCCGGCGCAGCTGTTCACGATCCTGCCGACGCTCACGCTGCCCGACGGGCTGGGCGACGTCTATGCCCGCTACAAGTTCGTCGGCAAGATCTTTGCCGACAACGGCAACGGCATCGCCCTGCCCAGCTACGGCGTGACCGGGATCGGCGTGAACCTGAACCTCAGCGAACGGGTGCAGCTGAACCTGAACGCCGACAACGTGTTCGACGTGGTCGGCCTGACCGAGGGCAATCCGCGTCAGGGTCAGACCCAGGCGATTACCGACGGCTATTTCTATGCCCGCGGCATCGTCGGTCCGACCTATGGGGGCACGCTGACCTTCCGGTTCTGA
- a CDS encoding tryptophan halogenase family protein yields MQAPDRVRRVVILGGGTAGWMTAAALSRSFGDTVAITLLESDAIGTVGVGEATIPTIHWFNELIGIDEAEFLRATKATFKLGIEFVDWAAPGHRYFHPFGQFGATLPGVAFHHRWLKAQAEGMDVPLSALSLATQLAAEGRFAKPVGDPRSILSTLGYAYHFDAGLYAAFLRRRSEGAGVVRVEGQLRNVERDSDTGLLTALVTERGERIAGDLFIDCSGFRALLIAGEMGEGYEDWSHWLPCDRAVAVPCARVAATTPFTRSTARAAGWQWRIPLQHRTGNGYVYASRYVSDDEAAATLMANLDGEALAEPRFLRFTAGTRRRPWRGNVVAIGLSSGFLEPLESTSIHLIQSGIAKLLTLFPNRDHDPALADRFNTVFARDMDGVKDFLILHYHANTNPAPLWQHCRTMTLPETLIAREEQYRRSGRIILDADELFRDASWLAVLNGQGIVAQGYNPLADAIDSATNKAQVRQIADVVARAAPTLPLHDAALAAIIGTA; encoded by the coding sequence ATGCAAGCACCGGATCGCGTTCGTCGTGTCGTCATCCTGGGGGGCGGGACCGCCGGCTGGATGACGGCGGCCGCGCTGTCGCGCAGTTTCGGCGATACGGTCGCGATCACCCTGCTCGAATCCGATGCGATCGGCACCGTCGGCGTGGGCGAGGCGACGATCCCGACGATCCACTGGTTCAACGAGCTGATCGGGATCGACGAGGCAGAATTCTTGCGCGCGACGAAGGCGACGTTCAAGCTCGGCATCGAGTTCGTCGACTGGGCCGCGCCGGGACATCGCTATTTCCATCCCTTCGGACAGTTCGGGGCGACGCTGCCCGGCGTCGCTTTCCACCATCGCTGGCTGAAGGCGCAGGCGGAGGGCATGGACGTGCCGCTGTCCGCACTTTCGCTCGCGACGCAATTGGCGGCAGAAGGACGGTTCGCCAAGCCGGTGGGCGATCCGCGGTCGATCCTGTCGACGCTCGGCTATGCCTATCATTTCGATGCCGGGCTTTACGCCGCCTTCCTTCGACGGCGCAGCGAGGGCGCGGGCGTGGTCCGGGTCGAGGGACAGTTGCGCAACGTCGAGCGCGATAGCGACACCGGCCTGCTTACCGCGCTGGTCACCGAGCGCGGCGAACGCATCGCGGGCGACCTGTTCATCGACTGCTCGGGCTTTCGCGCGCTGCTGATCGCGGGGGAGATGGGGGAGGGCTATGAGGACTGGTCGCACTGGCTGCCCTGCGACCGCGCGGTCGCGGTGCCGTGCGCCCGGGTCGCGGCGACCACGCCGTTCACGCGATCGACCGCACGCGCGGCAGGGTGGCAATGGCGCATCCCGCTCCAGCATCGCACCGGCAACGGCTATGTCTATGCCAGCCGCTACGTGTCGGATGACGAGGCGGCGGCGACGCTGATGGCGAACCTCGATGGCGAGGCGCTGGCCGAACCGCGCTTCCTGCGCTTCACCGCCGGCACGCGGCGGCGGCCGTGGCGGGGCAATGTGGTCGCGATCGGGCTGTCGTCGGGATTCCTCGAACCGCTGGAATCGACCAGCATCCACCTGATCCAGAGCGGCATCGCCAAGCTGCTGACCTTGTTCCCGAACCGCGACCATGACCCGGCGCTGGCCGACCGGTTCAACACCGTGTTCGCCCGCGACATGGACGGGGTAAAGGATTTCCTGATCCTGCACTATCACGCCAACACCAACCCCGCCCCCCTGTGGCAGCACTGCCGGACGATGACGCTGCCCGAGACACTGATCGCGCGCGAGGAACAGTATCGGCGATCGGGGCGGATCATCCTCGATGCCGACGAATTGTTCCGCGACGCGAGCTGGCTGGCGGTGCTGAACGGTCAGGGGATCGTGGCGCAGGGCTATAACCCTCTGGCCGATGCGATCGACAGCGCGACGAATAAGGCGCAGGTCCGCCAGATCGCCGACGTGGTCGCGCGGGCCGCGCCGACGCTGCCGCTGCACGATGCCGCGCTGGCCGCGATCATCGGCACGGCATGA
- a CDS encoding DUF969 domain-containing protein: protein MLVLSGIAIIIIGFALRVNPLLVVTVAALASAAAAGHGPVEVVAMIGKAFVDARFLAIPFLVLPTIGLLERAGLRVRARAIVQGLRRATAGRVLIGYLALRQITAALGLISLGGHPQMVRPIVAPMAEGAEERDEHRPLDPQTRDHIRAHAAAVDNIGVFFGEDVFIAVGSILLIRAILEQDGVTVAPLEVAVWAIPTAIAAFLVHGARLLLLDRRLKRRA from the coding sequence ATGCTGGTCCTGTCGGGGATCGCGATCATCATCATCGGCTTCGCGCTGCGGGTGAACCCATTGCTGGTCGTCACCGTCGCGGCGCTGGCCAGCGCGGCCGCCGCCGGCCATGGCCCGGTCGAGGTCGTAGCGATGATCGGCAAGGCGTTTGTCGATGCCCGGTTCCTGGCGATCCCGTTCCTCGTGCTGCCGACGATCGGCCTGCTGGAGCGCGCCGGGCTGCGGGTCCGGGCGCGCGCCATCGTGCAGGGGCTGCGCCGCGCGACGGCGGGCCGGGTGCTGATCGGCTATCTCGCGCTGCGCCAGATCACGGCGGCGCTCGGCCTGATCTCGCTTGGCGGGCATCCGCAGATGGTGCGGCCGATCGTGGCGCCGATGGCCGAGGGTGCGGAGGAGCGCGACGAACACCGGCCGCTTGATCCGCAGACCCGCGATCACATCCGCGCCCATGCCGCCGCCGTCGACAATATCGGCGTGTTCTTCGGCGAGGATGTGTTCATCGCGGTCGGATCGATCCTGCTGATCCGTGCGATCCTCGAACAGGATGGCGTGACCGTCGCGCCGCTCGAAGTGGCGGTGTGGGCGATCCCGACCGCGATCGCCGCATTCCTCGTCCATGGCGCGCGGCTGCTGCTGCTCGACCGTCGCCTGAAGCGTCGCGCATGA
- a CDS encoding DUF979 domain-containing protein has product MIGLDALGIAAATLPAAVAIHHALDRAEPTRWRNAGFWGVFALLLGVGPWLPDLANGCLVLVMVGLATWGLHPVPPAPSSAEAQGVQAARLGNWLFVPALAIPLVTLAGTLSVGDGRIAGAPVIDPKQVTLVALTIGAVVALVLAMRLTRLPRSAPVAEARRLVDAIGWAIVLPQMLAALGGVFALAGVGKVVADGVVNVVALDTPLLATIAYCVGMALFTMVMGNAFAAFPIMTAGIGLPIVIRQFGGDPAIVAALGMLSGFCGTLMTPMAANFNIVPAAILELRDRFGVIRVQWPTAIVLLVFNIAVLALCAFPGGLVR; this is encoded by the coding sequence ATGATCGGGCTGGACGCGCTCGGCATCGCGGCGGCGACCCTGCCGGCGGCGGTCGCGATCCATCATGCGCTCGACCGGGCGGAGCCGACGCGGTGGCGCAATGCGGGCTTCTGGGGCGTGTTCGCTCTGCTGCTGGGGGTGGGGCCGTGGCTGCCCGACCTGGCGAATGGCTGCCTCGTCCTCGTCATGGTCGGTCTTGCCACCTGGGGACTGCACCCGGTGCCGCCCGCACCCAGTTCGGCGGAGGCGCAGGGCGTGCAGGCGGCGCGGCTGGGCAACTGGCTGTTCGTGCCGGCGCTTGCGATACCGCTGGTGACGCTCGCAGGGACGCTGTCGGTCGGCGACGGTCGCATTGCAGGCGCCCCAGTGATCGATCCGAAACAGGTGACTTTGGTCGCGTTGACCATCGGCGCGGTCGTCGCGCTGGTGCTGGCGATGCGGCTTACCCGCCTGCCGCGGTCCGCGCCGGTGGCGGAGGCGCGGCGGCTGGTCGATGCGATCGGCTGGGCGATCGTCCTGCCGCAAATGCTGGCGGCGTTGGGCGGCGTCTTCGCGCTGGCCGGTGTGGGGAAGGTTGTGGCGGACGGGGTCGTGAATGTCGTCGCGCTCGATACGCCGCTGCTCGCCACCATCGCCTATTGCGTCGGCATGGCGCTGTTCACGATGGTGATGGGCAATGCCTTTGCCGCCTTTCCGATCATGACCGCCGGCATCGGGCTGCCGATCGTCATCCGCCAGTTCGGCGGCGATCCCGCGATCGTCGCGGCATTGGGCATGTTGTCGGGCTTTTGCGGCACGCTGATGACGCCGATGGCGGCCAATTTCAACATCGTGCCGGCCGCGATCCTCGAATTGCGCGACCGTTTCGGCGTCATCCGCGTGCAATGGCCGACGGCGATCGTCCTGCTCGTCTTCAATATCGCAGTGCTGGCGCTGTGCGCCTTTCCCGGAGGACTGGTTCGATGA
- a CDS encoding DUF2891 domain-containing protein has translation MTPDQAAAFARIALGHVTREYPHKADHVMTGDADAYLPRRVHPIFFGSFDWHSCVHGYWLLTRIRRLFPDLAEAAAIDALFADAFTAEKVAAERAYLDQPMSRGFERPYGWAWLLMLHSELIVAGSPHAATLRPLADAFAERWRAHLPLMTYPVRVGIHANTGFAVVLADRYARVTGDTALRELMAERVRHWFGTDRAAQAWEPSGEDFLSPVLMEAMAMQRVLPADAFVAWFADFLPALGAGEPATLLTPARISDRSDGRIAHLDGLNLSRAWAMRALAPAIGGTAGGVLEAAADAHLSAALGEIAGDYMGEHWLATFALLALTGVD, from the coding sequence ATGACTCCCGATCAGGCAGCGGCGTTCGCCCGCATCGCGCTGGGCCATGTGACGCGCGAATATCCGCACAAGGCGGACCATGTGATGACCGGCGATGCCGACGCCTATCTGCCGCGCCGGGTGCATCCGATCTTCTTCGGCAGCTTCGACTGGCATAGCTGCGTCCATGGCTATTGGCTGCTGACGCGCATCCGCCGCCTGTTCCCCGATCTGGCCGAAGCCGCCGCGATCGACGCGCTGTTCGCCGATGCCTTCACCGCGGAGAAGGTGGCGGCGGAGCGCGCCTATCTCGACCAACCGATGTCGCGCGGGTTCGAACGACCCTATGGCTGGGCGTGGTTGCTGATGCTGCACAGCGAACTGATCGTCGCCGGCAGCCCGCATGCCGCGACGCTGCGTCCGCTGGCCGATGCCTTTGCCGAGCGCTGGCGCGCGCATCTGCCGCTGATGACCTATCCGGTGCGGGTTGGCATCCATGCCAATACCGGTTTCGCGGTGGTGCTGGCCGATCGCTATGCGCGGGTGACGGGCGATACGGCGCTGCGCGAATTGATGGCGGAGCGGGTGCGGCACTGGTTCGGCACCGACCGCGCGGCGCAGGCGTGGGAGCCGAGTGGCGAGGATTTTCTGTCGCCGGTGCTGATGGAGGCGATGGCGATGCAGCGCGTGCTGCCCGCCGACGCCTTTGTCGCGTGGTTCGCCGACTTCCTGCCCGCGCTGGGGGCAGGTGAGCCGGCGACGCTGCTCACCCCGGCGCGGATCAGCGACCGCAGCGACGGGCGCATCGCCCATCTCGACGGCCTGAACCTCAGCCGCGCCTGGGCGATGCGCGCGCTGGCACCCGCGATCGGCGGTACTGCGGGCGGCGTGCTGGAGGCTGCCGCCGATGCGCATCTGTCCGCCGCGCTGGGCGAGATTGCGGGCGACTATATGGGCGAACACTGGCTCGCGACCTTTGCCTTGCTGGCGCTGACCGGGGTCGATTGA